A genomic segment from Diadema setosum chromosome 11, eeDiaSeto1, whole genome shotgun sequence encodes:
- the LOC140235215 gene encoding uncharacterized protein has product MESSNKRVSASCVAPLTADTGSDHSGGTPPEAQNRTIMWCVPRTISSAVTKCFSAIEGIEVWFEPYFYCLVTETTMARDRNLTIPKEYEGNEDLYQQAADHVQAVRRYDVLKPQHLSYASIQRFLERSTGKHVFVKDMGTAMKSCNFEFLPKGYKHTFLIRHPLRVFNSLRKATYTRLTELDMISGESSHEKTLDVGRDYPFMDPSQLAFGELYELWKYVRENLDSDPIVIDADDLLSNPAELLPKYCEAIGLPYDESLLRWDASMALTGKWNVAGEGLIESIKGFYGRALTTGIFAPPGPMPSRNHLTPDVIRCTDAVMKYYDELYESRLRV; this is encoded by the exons atggaGTCCTCTAATAAACGAGTATCAGCGTCATGTGTGGCTCCATTAACTGCGGATACGGGGTCCGACCACAGCGGTGGAACTCCTCCCGAGGCACAGAACCGTACCATCATGTGGTGCGTTCCGCGCACCATCTCTAGTGCCGTGACGAAGTGTTTTTCCGCCATTGAAGGTATCGAGGTGTGGTTCGAACCTTACTTTTACTGCCTGGTCACGGAGACCACGATGGCCAGGGACCGCAACCTAACGATCCCGAAGGAATACGAAGGGAACGAAGACCTCTATCAGCAAGCAGCGGACCATGTACAGGCGGTCAGGCGATACGACGTCCTCAAGCCTCAACACTTGTC ATACGCGTCCATCCAGCGATTTCTTGAGCGTTCTACAGGCAAGCATGTTTTCGTCAAGGATATGGGGACCGCGATGAAAAGCTGTAACTTTGAATTTCTACCAAAAGGATACAAGCACACATTTCTGATACGACATCCTCTCCGAGTGTTCAACTCACTACGCAAGGCGACATACACACGGTTAACTGAGCTGGACATGATCAGCGGAGAATCGTCGCACGAGAAAACTTTAGATGTAGGACGGGACTACCCATTCATGGATCCTTCCCAGTTGGCCTTCGGTGAGCTCTACGAACTCTGGAAGTACGTTCGCGAGAATCTCGACAGTGACCCGATCGTGATCGATGCCGACGACCTGTTGTCGAATCCGGCCGAATTGTTGCCGAAATACTGCGAAGCGATCGGGCTACCTTACGACGAATCCTTGTTAAGGTGGGACGCGTCCATGGCGTTGACCGGTAAATGGAATGTGGCCGGAGAGGGTTTGATCGAAAGCATCAAAGGTTTTTACGGCAGGGCATTAACGACCGGGATATTTGCGCCTCCGGGTCCCATGCCTTCTCGGAACCATTTGACTCCTGACGTCATCAGATGCACGGATGCAGTTATGAAATACTATGACGAACTTTATGAATCTAGACTGAGAGTGTAA
- the LOC140235258 gene encoding uncharacterized protein, with protein sequence MESSDKRVSPSHVATPTAGMASDPSGTLPEARSRTIMWCVPRTISSAVTKCLSAIDGVEVWFEPYFYCLATETVMASDLNVTIPKEYEGNENIFQQAADYLQGLWRCNALKPQHLSYASIKSFLERSTGKHVFVKDMGTGMKICNFEFLPKGYKHTFLIRHPLRVFTSLRKATYTTFSEMGMLRGESSEEKTFDVGRDYIFMDPSQLAFGELYELWKYVRENLDSDPIVIDADDLLSNPAELLPKYCEAIGLPYDESLLKWDASMALTEKWNVAGEDLLGSIKDFYGRALTTGIFASPGPMPSRDHVTPDVIRCTDSVMKYYDELYQSRLKV encoded by the exons ATGGAGTCCTCTGACAAAAGAGTGTCGCCATCACATGTGGCTACACCAACTGCTGGTATGGCGTCTGACCCCAGTGGAACTCTTCCCGAGGCACGGAGCCGTACCATCATGTGGTGCGTTCCGCGCACCATCTCCAGTGCGGTGACGAAGTGTCTTTCGGCCATTGACGGCGTCGAGGTGTGGTTCGAACCTTACTTCTACTGCCTGGCTACGGAGACCGTGATGGCCAGCGACCTCAACGTAACGATCCCGAAGGAATACGAAGGGAACGAAAACATCTTCCAGCAGGCAGCGGACTATCTTCAGGGTCTCTGGAGATGCAACGCCCTCAAGCCTCAACACTTGTC ATACGCGTCCATCAAGAGTTTCCTAGAGCGTTCTACGGGCAAGCATGTTTTTGTCAAGGATATGGGGACCGGTATGAAAATCTGTAATTTTGAATTTCTGCCAAAAGGATACAAGCACACATTTCTGATAAGACATCCTCTTCGAGTGTTCACCTCGCTCCGCAAGGCGACCTACACAACGTTTAGTGAGATGGGAATGCTCCGCGGTGAATCTTCAGAAGAGAAAACTTTTGATGTAGGGCGGGACTATATCTTCATGGATCCCTCCCAGTTGGCTTTCGGTGAGCTCTACGAACTCTGGAAGTACGTTCGCGAGAATCTCGACAGTGACCCGATCGTGATCGATGCCGACGACCTGTTGTCGAATCCGGCCGAACTGTTGCCGAAGTACTGCGAAGCTATCGGACTACCTTACGACGAATCCTTGTTAAAGTGGGATGCGTCCATGGCGTTAACCGAGAAATGGAATGTGGCCGGAGAGGATTTGCTGGGGAGCATCAAGGATTTCTACGGAAGGGCATTAACGACCGGGATATTTGCATCTCCGGGTCCCATGCCCTCTCGGGACCATGTGACTCCTGACGTCATCAGATGCACGGATTCAGTTATGAAATACTATGACGAACTTTATCAATCAAGACTAAAAGTGTAA